Genomic window (Paraglaciecola psychrophila 170):
TTATTGGCTTTTATACCGGACACCGATCCCAATTTTGCTGCTGTTAATCAACGTATTTTGCAATTACAGACCGATTTACAGCAAGATAATCAACAAGTAGCTCAAAACAAGCCTAACCTAACTACCGACAGTCTAAGTTCAACTAGAGTGTCGGTAACGATTAATATTAGTGATGAATTGCAGTCTAAATTACCTGAAAATGGTTTTTTATTCGTTTTCGCTCAAGAAAGTAGCGGACAAATGAAAATGCCTGCAGCCGTAGTAAAAATGCCTCTTGGGGAATTCCCTGTTGTAGTGGAGTTGTCTAATAACAATGCTATGACACCCAATTACACCTTGTCGCAATTACAACAAGCTAGATTGGTTGCTAGGGTGTCTATAGATGGAAACGGGACTGAGTCAGCGGGTGACTTTCAAGGTGAATTGATCGCGACTTTAAGTACGAACGAGACGACGCAAGAAACGATAACGATAAATAGGGAATTATGATGAATAAAGTAAGTGTTCTTGTTTTGGCGACAGGGCTGCTGCTGCTTGGTGGTTGTGCATCTCAGCCTAGCGCTATAGAACAATCTCAGCAGTTTGCCGATCCTAAAGATCCCTTAGAGTCATTAAATCGTGCGATGTGGGATTTTAATTATGAAATATTAGATGAATACTTATTGCGTCCTACGGCAGTTGCTTATGCGGATTATATGCCACAAATCGCACGTACGGGTTTACTGAACATAGCAGAGAATCTTGAAGAGCCTTCAAACAGTCTTAACAATCTGTTGCAATGGAAGTTAGATGGCACTTTTATCAGTCTAGGGCGCTTTCTGCTGAATTCTACCGTGGGGTTGTTAGGCTTGATTGATGTCGCCAGTGAAATTGGTTTAGAGCCTAAGGAAGAGGAGTTTGGAGAAGTACTGGGAAAATGGGGACTCAATACCGGTCCTTATTTGATGATACCTGCGTTGGGACCGAGTGATATACGCAGTTCAGTAGGTGATTTTGTCGACTCTTCCTACTCTCCTATTGACGGCCTCAACTTCTATTTCAGTGCTTTGCGTGTAGGTATCAAAGCATTAGAGAGCAGAGCATCTGTGATACAACAAGAGCAGCAGCTGACTTCTTCTTCCGATCCCTATGCTTTTGTGAAAAGTGCTTATTTTCAAAACTTAGAATTTAAAGTTAAAGATGGAAAAGTAGAAAAAACCGAAGAAGAAGCCGCATTAGAAGATGATATCGATGCGTTTTTGGATAACCTATAGCGCCAGTAGCTAGTTGACATTACAAGGTAAAAGTAAAGCCAAAGATATTTACACCACCGAGGAAAAAGAGCGTCGGGCGTCAAGCGGCGGCCGCCGACCGCTGCTCCTCACAGAGAAAATCAACTAATTGTTAAGATAAGATTTTAAGAGTGGGACAGTAAATATCCTAATTGGTGTCTTATTTTCCCTTTGGTTCAATATCTTTTAGGTAATAAAGTACAGTAGATTAATGGTATTAGAGGTTTGGTATTAATTTAATTGCTTTAATAAAATATTGGAAATCAATCAAATGGTTTTCAACAATAAACCTAACGATATCAATATTGAGTTCCTGATAGTCATGCACCGCTATATTTCTTAATCCCACCATCTTTTTAGGTTTACTGCTACTTCTTCAGGCAGCAATACAGCTTTAAATAACAGTTCAAAGGCGTCTCTACTGGACTGTGGTATGCCTAGTTTTTGTTGTTTATTAACATAATTCGCTAGATCAATTGATGCTTCACAGGCTCGCTGTAAGTTTAATACAATGGAATCCTGACGAGTAAAATCAGTAGATAAGTTATCTGCAACTTCAGCATATACAACATTGATGCGTTGTAAACATCGTTCAATGGTAGCAATTTTATTGATGACTACATCATTCATTTGTCAAACTCATGTGTTGCTTCAAAATATCTGCTCTTTCGACATTTAAATGCTGATACATTGACATAACCTGCATTTCAAATACAGCCACATAGTTTGCTGCATCATAAATACACATTCCGTGATGGATCACTTGGTTTTGCATAACAGTAGAAGCACTTAATAAATCTACTAAATCAACATCGTTTTTTAATGCTATTGCCAGTTCATTTTGCCATTGCCAACGAGCAACAGGGTCAAACTTACTTGCTCCTAATATGGCAATATCAATATCACTTTGCGAATTCGACTGCTCATTTGCTTGAGAGCCAAATAAATATATCAGCTTAATGCCCTGACACTGTTCCAATACTAGTGAACGAATGTCATTAATTAACTTCTCCTGCGATCTCACAGCCATAAAAGTACCAAGCTCTAAATTGATTGTGTTTTAGTTTACCCATACAGCTAGCGAATACCAAACAAAGAAAACAAATTGCAAAGCAGTAGACGGTAAATAGTGGCTAGTAGATAGAAAAAAAGAGCGTTTACACCACCGAGGAAAAGGACCGTCGGGCGCCGACCGCTAAGCTTCACAGAGAAAATCAACTGATTTTTAAGATAAGATTTAAAGAATAGAACAGTAAACATACGACTTTTTTTGCCTTTTTTTTATCTTTTCATCTTTCCTCTGCGCGCGGCACCCGGTGATCTCATTGTCCTCGGTGGTAAAAAAATTATTTTGTTTAAAATCTTTTAAGAACTATTTTGGTTTTAAAGGCTATTTATAGCCTTCGGGATTGTTTGCTTGCCAATTCCATGAGTCTTTGCACATTTCTGCGAGTCCTCTGGTGGCTGTCCATCCCAGAGCTTCGCTGGCCGTTTTAGGGTCGGCATAGCAAGAGGCAATATCACCTCCTCTGCGGGGAACAAATTGATATGGGATAGCTTTGCCGCTTTGTTTTTCAAACTCTTTGACCATATCTAACACACTATATCCCTGACCTGTGCCGAGGTTGTAAGTCACAATACCTGGGCTTGTGTATAGTTTATCTAAGGCTTTTAAGTGACCTGCTGCCAAGTCCTCCACATGGATATAATCTCTGACACCGGTACCATCTAGTGTGTCATAGTCGTTACCGTAGATAGAAAGCTGTTCACGCTTTCCAGTGGCAACCTGGGTAATAAAGGGCATCAGGTTGTTGGGTATACCATTGGGATCTTCACCTATACGTCCAGATGGGTGTGCTCCAGCTGGATTAAAATACCTCAGCAGTGCTATGTTCCAGTCGTTATCTGATTTGTATAAGTCTCGTAACACCAACTCAACCATCAGTTTTGACATACCATAAGGGTTAGTTGGTTGTCCTGTTGGCATATCTTCACGAAGTGGCAGTTCAACAGGATCGCCGTAAACCGTTGCCGATGAGCTAAAAACAAGGTTTTTAACACCAAATTTGTTCATTGCTTCACATAACTTTAACGTGCCATAGACGTTGTTGTTATAATAATTGAGGGGCTTTTCTACCGACTCACCTACTGCTTTTAAACCAGCAAAATGAATAACCGCATTGATTTTATGTTTGGAAAAAAGTAATTCTAAAATGGTGTGGTCGCGGATGTCTCCCTGAACAAAAATGGTGTTTTTGCCAGTTAACTCTTCCACACGATTAAGGGATTCCTGGGAAGAGTTACACAGATTATCCAACACTATCACTTGATTGTCAGCCTCTAATAGCTGCAAAACAGTGTGACTACCAATATACCCTGCACCACCTGTTACTAAAATTGTTTTCATCATTTATCTCCTTCAGTACGGGGAATAGGTTGAGCAATATATTTAGCACACATAGCGTATTGTACTGGTTTAACAATTAAAGGGTAAAGTAACGTGACTAACAATGCCCAAAAAATAGCCATCCAATTAGTCGCCATTTGAATTATAAGGATAAACACTGGGATCACGACCAACATTTTCAACACATTAAGGAATAATTTTTCTGGTCCAATTAATTTTTTTTGAGCTGTTTGCATTGCCGCTAATCTTTCGGTCAGAGGTAAATGCTGTAGTTGAGGAATTTGTTTAGTCGAAAAATACAACTTCATATGAAATGTGACCTGCTTGTAACGATTAAAAAGCCCAACTAAGTTAAAACTTAGACGGGCATTGATGTTAATACTTAGTGTAAATTAAGAGTGTAAATTAATTAACGGTTTGTTCTTTCAGTCCATCACGATTTTCATCTTGATGCTCTGCCAGTTTCTCCCACTTCTTAGTTTTAAATGTAAATAAGAAGATGACAGCACCAATTGAAATAGTAAATAAACTGATTTGTAAGTAAAGATTAGGCATATCTTCGACCTTATTAGGATCAAAGTTACCTGCTAGCAAGCCAGCCACTACGTTTCCGATAGAGTAAGTGAGTACAAACACCCCCATCATCTGACCAGCAAAGCGTTTTGGTGACAATTTACTGACCGCTGATAATGCAACCGGACTCAAACATAGCTCACCTACAGTATGCAAAAAGTAAGTAGCGATAAGCCAATAAGGAGCAACCTTTAAACCCGTGGCAGCCACTTGTGCTGCAAAAAACATCACTAAAAAGCCTGAAGCCATAATAATCAAACCAACAGCACATTTTAATCCGTACGACGGGGTGATCATCTTTTTAGCCATGTTTATCCACATTGCTGCGAAAAAGGGCGATAAAATAACAATAAACATAGAATTAGCAGATTGAAGCCATTCAGGCGGAATTTCAAAAGTACCGATAATTCTATCGGTATAATTTTGCCCAAATAGATTCAATGATGAACCCGCCTGTTCAAAACCAGTCCAGAAAAATATAGACGCGATACACACTAAAAATAAAGCCCCTAGTTGACGCTTTTCGTTAGGTGAATTGTTACCAAGAAAAAATATAGCAGCAAAATAACCTAGAAATAAGACAGTCGCTAAAATGGCAAATTTTTGAGCAACAACAACTGCATTGAATGCCATTAAATTGTTCATCAGCATATAGGCAACCACTACAACAGCGAGCAAAAACAAACCTATAATCGACCAACTGATCTTTGCCGCTTTAGGTGACAACTTAACGGTTGGTTCAGCACCTGCACCGTCTAACTTGCCAAGGGTCATTTTATATAATACTAAGCCTATAGCCATGCCTACAGCAGCAGCACCAAAGGCCCAATGCCAACCATTATTAATGCGTAAATACCCACAAACTGCATAGCCTATAACTGAGCCTAGGTTGATACCTAAATAATATAGGGTGTAGCCACTATCACGTCGGTTGTCATCACTGGCATAAAGTTGCCCTACCATGGCACCAATATTGGGTTTTAACAAACCCGTGCCTAATACCACTAAAATTAGCCCTATGAAGAAGGTATAGTCATTGGGTATTGCCAGTACAATATGGCCACACATTATGATTATTCCGCCATACCAAACTGCTTGTTGTCCGCCAATTAAACGGTCGGCCATCCAACCACCAGGTAATCCCATTAAATACACAGAACCAGTATAAAGACCATAAATAGCAGTTGCCGAAGCAACAGTGATTGCTAACCCACCTTCTTGAATTGATGCCGTCATAAAGAGCACCAGCATGGCACGCATGCCATAGTAACTCATTCGCTCCCACATCTCGGTTAGAAATAATGTGGAAAGCCCCCCTGGATGGCCCAGAAAATCTTTTGTTTTGGTGTTTGTTGTTGTCATATACCCTACCTTTTATTTTTTATTATTTTTTGAGCCCGACTATGATGGCTAATTTTTTCAATGCATAGATTATTTAATGGTTAGTGCAGTGATTAATTAACTGAGACCAAAAGAGCAGCCTGTTTTATACTAGAGCTAAACCAACAAAACAACATCCATGTGTTTTGGTTAGTTAATCAGGTACTCTTTACACAACAAGATGATGCGTAAGTTGTTTTATTTCAAAACGTGTATTTTTATGACTCTTGTCTGTTATTGGCTGATTAATTTTATATTAACCATTTATCTCAAATTCTAATTCAGTTATCCTAATAAGCTTTGATAATGATTGGATAAAGTTGTCTTTAGCTTTTGTTTTATACGGATAGTAGCATGTTAAGAAAGTTTAAATCGTCTGTGTTTTTATTGTTGATATTGGCGTCTAGTAGTAGTGTTTATGGTCAATCATTTACTCCCAACCCGCAACAAATTGAACAATTCAAAAACATGTCTCGCGCAGAGCAAGAAGGACTTGCTAGGCAAATGGGCATTGATTTATCGGCAATAGGCTCACCCGGCAGTAACACTGTGCAAGTTCAGCAAGAATCTAGGGTAGAGAGAGATGTCGATGCCAACAGCGTGGCCCAGCGGCTGGCAGAGCAAAGTGCCAGTCAATCCAAAACCGCCAAATTAAAGCCTTTTGGTTATGAGCTTTTCACTTCTTCGAGCGCGTCTTTCGCACCATCGGCCAATATACCGGTGCCAGCCGATTATTTGATGGGTCCTGGTGATAGCATCCGCGTACAGTTATTTGGCAAAGAGAGTGCTCAATTTGAGTTGCAAGTCAGCAACGAAGGGCTGATCCAAGTACCAAATTTGGGGCCTATGAGTGCAGTAGGCTTAAGCTACAGCGAATTAAAACAACAGTTAACCGAACGTTACAACGAGCAAGTGATAGGGGTAACCCCTACTATTAGCATGGGTGAATTGCGCACTATTCAAGTTTATATTGTCGGTGAGGCATATCAGCCAGGGGCATATGTAGTTAGCGCGCTTTCAAGTATTACCAATGCCTTGTTTGCCAGCGGCGGGGTTAACGAAGTTGGCTCCCTTAGGCATATCGAGCTTAAACGGGGTGGCAAAACCATTAGCGAGTTTGATCTCTATGATCTGTTGGTTTTTGGCAGAACAACCCAGGACATCCGCTTGCAACAAGGGGATGTGATATTTATCCCTATCGTTAAAAAAATTAGTCAGTATAGATGGCAGTGTTCGTCGCCCTGCCATTTATGAAGCTAAAGATAATGACGATATGGCTAGCATGGTGAATATTGCAGGTGGATTGCTCCCCACAGCTGCAGCGAGTAGTTTACAAATCGCCAGAAGTACCCCAGCTAAAGGATTGCAGGTTAATACAATTGATATGCTAACTAAAGCCGGGCGTGGATTTTCCCTTGAAAGTGGCGACTTTATTAATGTACCCGCCGCCAGCAACGAATTTACCAATGCGGTGGTCATTCTGGGTGCTTATGCCACCCCAGGTTTAACCCAATGGACAGCAAATTTAAAATTGTCAAAATTAGTCGATAAACACAGCTTACTCAACACCAGTGATGTGGATTATGCCCTGGTGATTCGCGGCGACAAGTTTACCCGCCAAACTGAAGTCATACAATTTGAGCCAGCAAAAGTATTATCAGGTGAATATGACTTAGCTTTACAAGCCTACGATAAAGTAGTCTTGTTTAACCGCTTTACGCCAGTAAAACCTGAGCCAGAAGTACCTGATTGGATGTCGCCGGGGCAATACGCACAGCAAAATGGTGCTCGCTCCCAAAAGAGTGACAGCAACATCGCAAAATACGAAACCACACTTCGTGAGCAACCCCCGATGCGTAAACGTAACAATAACGCAGACGAGAACGAAGATGAATTAGCGGATGACGAGCCTAACTACTTGCAAAAACTGGAGTTGGCCAGCTTTACCGAAAAATATTTGATACTCAATGAGACCAAATATTATTCCCGTGAAGAGTTGCTAGAGCCTATTATCACCCGCTTACAAAACGAGAGTAATCAAGGCTCCCCAGTAAAATTGGTCGAAATTACCGGCCAGGTCAAATTTCCGGGTATTTACCCCGTACAAAAAAACGCTAAAGTGCGTGATTTGCTATTAGCTGGTGGCGGGCTATTAGAATCAGCGTATTTGCAAAAAGCCGAAATTTCCCGAACTGCGCTGGATACCGATAACGCGCTGAAAATACAGCATATCGAAATAGACCTGGTAGATACTTTGCTGGGCAAATCAACCACGAATATATCGCTGCAAAGCAAAGACACGCTGAACGTGTTGCGCACACCTGATTGGCAAGAAAACAAAAAGGTAGAGCTTTTGGGTAAAGTAGTCTTTCCAGGTATTTATCAAATTAAAAAAGGTGAGACCTTAGCCCAGTTGATTAAGCGTGCTGGCGGCTTAACCAGCGACGCCACAGTCAAAGCGGCTATTTTTACTCGAGAAGAATTAAAAAAGCGGGAAAAAGAAAACCGAGATAGAGCAGTGGAAAACTTACGCCAACAAATTGCCTCTACCAACTTCACTGGTAGCCAAAACGTGAAAACGATCGATTATCAAGAAGCCAGCCTGATATTGGATGAATTGTTATTGGTGGAGCCAGTAGGGCGTTTAGTTATCAATCTGCCTGCACTTATTGCCGGTAACCCAAGTTCAGATATTACCCTTAAAGATGGTGATAAAGTGTTTGTACCCAATATATCGTCGTCGGTTTCTGTAGTAGGTGAGGTATTTGTACCGACTACCCATATGTTTACCCAGGGTATGGCACTTGATAATTACATTCAATATTCGGGCGGTGTTACTGAGCGTGCAGATAATGGCAATATTTATATAGTTAAAGCAGACGGCTCGGTAGCAATTCCCAACGATTCATTCTGGTTTAACACACAAGAGCTTATATTAGAGCCAGGGGATACCATAGTGGTGCCTAGAGACGTTACTAACTACGAACGCCTTGGGTTATGGCAAACCATAACTCAAATCGCTTATCAGTCTGCTATCGCCTTAATCGCGATAGGTAATCTGTAATTGTTGCTAAATATGTATTTGAGTAAATAATATGACTGATAATAAAAACAACCAGACACCTCGTGACAATGTGCAATACGTGGCGATATCACCAGATATGTTACAGCCACAAAATAACCCTGATGATGAAATTGATTTACGTGAATTATGGAATGCTATTTGGAGTGGAAAATGGATTATTATTGCGATAACCGCAATATTTGCCATTGCATCTGTTTTTTATGCACTTAGTTTACCCAATATATATAAATCTGAAGCGTTACTTGCGCCTGCCCAAGATGAGCAACAAGGAGGATTAGGCGCATTATCAGGTCAGTTTGGTGGGCTTGCATCGTTAGCCGGTATTAATTTAGGAGGGGGTAAATCTGATAAAACTGCCTTGGCGATTGAAATCATAAAATCTAGAGAGTTTTTTGCTAAGTTTGTAGAAAAACATAATATTTTGCCCGATTTAATGGCAGTCAAAGAGTGGGATCTATCCACCAATTCAGTTACCTATGACGCAGAGATATATCTGCCTACAAATGACGAGTGGCTTCGCCAAGTTAAACCACCTAAGCAAGCGAAACCCTCGATGCAAGAGGCAAAAAAGGTATTCGATGAGTTGTTAAGTATTGCCAAAGATAAAGAAACAGGCATGGTGAATATCAGTGTTGAACATTATTCACCTTATGTTGCTAAGCAATGGGTTGACTGGTTAACACAAGATATTAACCTCAATATGAAAAGCCGTGATAAGCAAGAAGCTGAAAAGAGTATCACCTATCTTCAAACTCAAATCGATAAAACTACTATATTTGAACATAAAACTTTATTATTTCAACTGATTGAAGAGCAGACTAAAACCTTGATGTTTGCTGAAGTGCGTGATGAATATGTGTTTAAAACCATCGATACGGCTTTGGTCCCAGAATTAAAAGCTAAACCCAAGCGTGCACTGATTGTGGTTTTGGGTGTATTGCTGGGTGGGATTTTATCAGTGATTATTGTGTTAATACGTTATTTTGCTAGCAATAAAACCACAAGTGACGACAGAGAAACTCAGCGTTAATGAGTGTTGCTTTAGGCCTTGATGTTAAAGACGATTTTACTTGGATAACGTCAAAAAAGCTGCGGCCTGAATTAAAAGACACCTATTTAAAATACCAAAAATTAAAGTCTTTGCTCGGTAGAGATTTTTTATGGCTTAACTTTTATAAGATTAATTAGGAAAAATACGGATGTTAGTCGAAGAGACCTTTAAAACCATTGTTGCCTCAACGCCACTAGTCTCGATGGATTTATTGGTTCGAGACCCCCAAGGTAACATTTTCTTATGAAAACGCGTTAATCGTCCCACACAAGTTGCCTGGTTTGTTCCTGGTGGCAGAGTCTTAAAAGATAAACCCATTGAACAAGCTTATAAGCGTTTACTCAAAATAGAGTTAGTCATGGATAAAACATCAAGCTGTTTTAAGGGCGTTTATCAGCATTTTTTGTGGATGATTTTTCTGAAGAAGCCTTCACAACACATTATGTTGTGTTGGTCTATAAAGTTATCTTTACGGGTAATATTGCCTCATTACCCGTTGCTCAACATAACGATTATCGATGGTTTTCAAAAATGGCGTTGTTAAATAATGACGATGTCCATAAGCATACCAAGTGGTATTTTCAAAAAGACAAACAAGCTGATATCTTGATGTCAAATTTAAAAGTAGGAATATAGATGATCACTTCCGTTATTATGGCAAGGGACTCAGGCTCTCGTTTATGGCCACTTAGTCGCTCTTTATACCCAAAGCAATTTCTTGCTTTAACGGGTGAGCAGACCATGCTTCAGGAAACGCTACAACGCTTATCTAACCTCAACGTTAACGCACCGCTGGTTATTTGTAACGAAGAGCATCGTTTTATTGTTGCAGAGCAATTACACGCGTTAGATAAAACGGGTTTTATAATTCTAGAGCCTGTTGGTCGAAATACGGCACCAGCAATTGCATTGGCCGACGAAGTGACAGTAAATGACAATGATCCTTTATTACTTGTGTTAGCCGCTGATCATGTTATTCAAAATACCGACACTTTTACTGAGGCGCTTAATAACGCGATCCCACTTGCCCAAGCAGGTAAACTGGTAACGTTTGGTATTTTGCCTACACAAGCCCATATGGATACGGTTATATAAAACGTGGCAACAATGTATCGGATTCAAGTGGCTATGACGTAAACGCCTTTGTAGAAAAACCTGATCCGCAGACAGCGGCCAAGTATGTAGAAAGTGGTGAGTATTACTGGAACAGCGGCATGTTTTTAATCAAAGCAAGCCGTTACTTACAAGAGCTACAAAAATATCGCCCTGAAATATTTAACGTATGTAAAAAAGCATTAGAGCATACCACCCACGATATCGACTTTGTTAGATTAGACGCACAAGCGTTCTCAGCTTGCCCCGATGAGTCAGTAGATTATGCGGTAATGGAAAATACCACCGATGCAGTAGTGGTGCCATTAGACGCCGGCTGGAATGACATTGGCGTTTGGTCTGCTCTATGGGAAGTCAATGAGAAAGACGAAGCGGGTAATACAACCTTTGGTGATACTATTTTACAAGAGACAAGCAACAACTTAATTCATGGCGGTGAACGTCTTATAGCCACGGTTGGGTTAGATAATATCGTTATCGTCGATACGAAAGATGCGTTGTTGGTGGCATGTAAAGATAAAGTACAAGACGTTAAGAAAATCGTCGAAAACTCAAGGTGGAAAAGCGCAGTGAATTCAAAGTTCACCGTGAAGTGCACCGACCATGGGGTAAATACGATACTATTAATAACGGCGAACGCTGTAAAGTTAAACGAATCACGGTAAATCCAGGTGACAAATTATCTATTTAAATGCACCATCATAGATCAGAGTATTGGATTGTCGTTACAGGTACAGCCAAAGTGACTAATCGCGATAAAACGTTTTTATTGTCTGGAAATGAATCCACTTGTATTCCGTTAGGTCAAATACACGCATTAGAAAACCCCGGTGTATTGCTGTTAGAGGTAATAGAAGCACAAACAGGGTCATACTTAGGTAAAGATTATATCGTACGATTAGATGATTTTTACGCCGAGTTTAAAGATATAGTGTGTAAATCAAAACTTATTGCTGACGATTATTGCTAACAACTACATTAATATAAATAATAGTGTTGTTAAAATTTTAAAAACATACAGACGTTGTAAAAATACATGTTGGATAAAACAATAGTAAAAAATATATCTTCGTTATTCAGTATTCGTGTAGCTGGCTATATTATTCCTTTAATAACTCTTCCATATTTGGTTCGTGTGTTAGAGCCTATAGGTTATGGTAAGCTAGGTTTTTGCTTGGCAATTATTCAATATTTTATTATTGCAGTTAATTATGGTTTTGATTTGTCAGCAACTCAAAAGATTGCACAGAGTAACGACGATAAATTGAAATTAAGTCTAATCTTTTGGAATGTTATAGCTGTAAGAGTCTTAATTTCACTTGCAGGTTTGATATTATTATTTTTATTATCCATTATATTCGAAAATATAGCCTCATTGTTACCTACTTTGTTATGTGCATATGTCGCTGTTTTTGCTGCTGCATTATTTCCCCAATGGTTATTTCAAGGTAAAGAGCAGTTGGGTACCATTTCTATTATTCGAATAGTGCTTCAAGTGATACAACTTCCCTTTTTATTTTTATATGTAAAAAGTACTGAAGATATTTGGTTGGCAGCGTTGTTATCTTCAATGCCCTCTCTTATTATCGTGGCTTTTTCTGTATGCCTAATAGGTAAAAGACACTGGATTACTTGGGGTAGACCTTCATTAGGAGGGATGAAAAAAGAATTACAGGATGGGTGGTACCTGTTTTTATCAACTGCAGCAATTGGCCTTTACACTACGAGTACAACAGTTATCCTCGGAATTATCGCGGGCCCTGTTAGTGTCGCTATTTATATCTCAGCAAATAAATTATTACAAGCTGCGCAGGGTATATATTCACCGATATCGGCATCGTTTTATCCACGCATTAATAATTTAATGAGTAAAAATAAAACTGAAGCATTAGAAATGATAAGGTATTTAATGAAGGTACAAACGGCAATAACTTTTGGTATAAGTATTTGTCTATTTATATTTGCGCCCTATGTCGTTAACCTTTTATTTGGTCCTGAATTTGAACGAAGCTCTTCAGTTCTTAGAATTATGAGTGTACTACCTATAATTATAGGATTAAGTAACATTTTTGGCGTACAAGTTCTTCTGTCATATGGCTATAAAAAAGAATTTTCTACTATATTATTGATATCTGGCTCTATCAGTTTGGTAACATTAATACCGCTATGTTACTTCTATCAATCTGAAGGTGCTGCTATTTCAGTAGTTATAACTGAATTTATTGTCACTGCTTTGATGTTAAAATATGTTCTAAGTAAAAAAATCCCACTATTTAAGAGAGTTATGATTAATGAAATATGATTATGTTATCGTTGGCTCAGGCCTATTTGGTTCTGTATGTGCCTATGAGTTAACTAAGCAAGGTAAAAAAATACTTGTATTAGAAAAACGTTCTCATATAGGAGGCAATATATTTACAGAAAACGTAGATGGCATACAAGTCCATAAATATGGTGCACATATATTCCATACCAATGATAAATACATTTGGGATTACGTTAACAGCTTTGTTGAGTTTAATCGCTTCACTAACTCCCCTATGGCAAATTACGAAGGTGAATTATACAACCTTCCTTTTAATATGAATACTTTTTATCAACTCTGGGGAACAAAGACTCCAGAAGAAGCCAAAGCGAAAATAGCAGAACAATGTAAAGAAATGGATGGCAAAGAGCCTTCTAATTTAGAAGAGCAAGCTATCTCTTTGGTTGGACGTGATATATACGAAAAGCTAATAAAGGGTTATACAGAAAAGCAATGGGGAAGGGATTGTAAAGACCTTCCTGCATTTATTATTCGTCGTTTACCTGTCCGTTTTACTTAC
Coding sequences:
- the mntA gene encoding type VII toxin-antitoxin system MntA family adenylyltransferase antitoxin, which gives rise to MAVRSQEKLINDIRSLVLEQCQGIKLIYLFGSQANEQSNSQSDIDIAILGASKFDPVARWQWQNELAIALKNDVDLVDLLSASTVMQNQVIHHGMCIYDAANYVAVFEMQVMSMYQHLNVERADILKQHMSLTNE
- a CDS encoding Wzz/FepE/Etk N-terminal domain-containing protein: MTDNKNNQTPRDNVQYVAISPDMLQPQNNPDDEIDLRELWNAIWSGKWIIIAITAIFAIASVFYALSLPNIYKSEALLAPAQDEQQGGLGALSGQFGGLASLAGINLGGGKSDKTALAIEIIKSREFFAKFVEKHNILPDLMAVKEWDLSTNSVTYDAEIYLPTNDEWLRQVKPPKQAKPSMQEAKKVFDELLSIAKDKETGMVNISVEHYSPYVAKQWVDWLTQDINLNMKSRDKQEAEKSITYLQTQIDKTTIFEHKTLLFQLIEEQTKTLMFAEVRDEYVFKTIDTALVPELKAKPKRALIVVLGVLLGGILSVIIVLIRYFASNKTTSDDRETQR
- a CDS encoding peptide MFS transporter translates to MTTTNTKTKDFLGHPGGLSTLFLTEMWERMSYYGMRAMLVLFMTASIQEGGLAITVASATAIYGLYTGSVYLMGLPGGWMADRLIGGQQAVWYGGIIIMCGHIVLAIPNDYTFFIGLILVVLGTGLLKPNIGAMVGQLYASDDNRRDSGYTLYYLGINLGSVIGYAVCGYLRINNGWHWAFGAAAVGMAIGLVLYKMTLGKLDGAGAEPTVKLSPKAAKISWSIIGLFLLAVVVVAYMLMNNLMAFNAVVVAQKFAILATVLFLGYFAAIFFLGNNSPNEKRQLGALFLVCIASIFFWTGFEQAGSSLNLFGQNYTDRIIGTFEIPPEWLQSANSMFIVILSPFFAAMWINMAKKMITPSYGLKCAVGLIIMASGFLVMFFAAQVAATGLKVAPYWLIATYFLHTVGELCLSPVALSAVSKLSPKRFAGQMMGVFVLTYSIGNVVAGLLAGNFDPNKVEDMPNLYLQISLFTISIGAVIFLFTFKTKKWEKLAEHQDENRDGLKEQTVN
- a CDS encoding MlaA family lipoprotein, which produces MNKVSVLVLATGLLLLGGCASQPSAIEQSQQFADPKDPLESLNRAMWDFNYEILDEYLLRPTAVAYADYMPQIARTGLLNIAENLEEPSNSLNNLLQWKLDGTFISLGRFLLNSTVGLLGLIDVASEIGLEPKEEEFGEVLGKWGLNTGPYLMIPALGPSDIRSSVGDFVDSSYSPIDGLNFYFSALRVGIKALESRASVIQQEQQLTSSSDPYAFVKSAYFQNLEFKVKDGKVEKTEEEAALEDDIDAFLDNL
- a CDS encoding NUDIX hydrolase produces the protein MDDFSEEAFTTHYVVLVYKVIFTGNIASLPVAQHNDYRWFSKMALLNNDDVHKHTKWYFQKDKQADILMSNLKVGI
- the galE gene encoding UDP-glucose 4-epimerase GalE — protein: MKTILVTGGAGYIGSHTVLQLLEADNQVIVLDNLCNSSQESLNRVEELTGKNTIFVQGDIRDHTILELLFSKHKINAVIHFAGLKAVGESVEKPLNYYNNNVYGTLKLCEAMNKFGVKNLVFSSSATVYGDPVELPLREDMPTGQPTNPYGMSKLMVELVLRDLYKSDNDWNIALLRYFNPAGAHPSGRIGEDPNGIPNNLMPFITQVATGKREQLSIYGNDYDTLDGTGVRDYIHVEDLAAGHLKALDKLYTSPGIVTYNLGTGQGYSVLDMVKEFEKQSGKAIPYQFVPRRGGDIASCYADPKTASEALGWTATRGLAEMCKDSWNWQANNPEGYK
- a CDS encoding DUF6170 family protein, translated to MKLYFSTKQIPQLQHLPLTERLAAMQTAQKKLIGPEKLFLNVLKMLVVIPVFILIIQMATNWMAIFWALLVTLLYPLIVKPVQYAMCAKYIAQPIPRTEGDK